GTCCGCGGCCTCCAGATGCACCAGCGCGCGCAGCCGGGCGAAGGGCGTGAGGGGCTCGTGAGGGGACGCCTCCACGGCGCGCAGGGCATGGACGGGCTCGGACTCCTCGGCGAGCACCCAGGTGAGGGGCTGCGCCGCCCAGGGCGCGAGCAGGCGCGAGAGCTCCTCACGGCTCATCCAACCCTGGCCCTGGGGGAGCAGGCTGGAGTGCACGAGGACACGCTCGGGCGCCCACTCGGCGATCAGCAGCCACGTGGCGGCGCCCTGCTCCGAGAAGCACACGGTGCCGAGCGGCCCCTGGCGGCTGCCCTGGCGGAGCACGTCCTCGGGTGAACGCCGCAGGGAGGAGAGGGTGAGGCCGAGTGCCTGTCCCGCGTGCTGGAGGAGCGGGCCCCAGGCGTCGGAGAGCGGGCCGGCGAACTGGCGCGAGGCATCCAGGAGCGAGGCCTGCGTGGTGCTGGTGCCCGGCTCGAGGCCCGCGGTGTGAGCGAGCCCGGTGAGCAGTGGCTCGAGCAACTCCGCGGCGGGGACCTCGCGGTGCACGAGGGGGGAGGCCGCGGGAGGGCCTGGAGGCGTTTCGGAGGATTCGAGGTCGCGGTCGTACATGAGCGTGGAGTGCCGGTCGCGGCATCGGTTCCGGGCGGAGTTGCCCGAAGCAGCTCTATGTATGGGCCCGAGAGGGTACAAAGAAAAACAGATAAACTGGCACCACTCCTTCGATTAAACCGAAGGATGCGTGCCGACGGCGCGGTGCCGCGATCGTCGAGGATCTGTCAGACGGTTCCCATGCGGCTGACAGTGGGCTTCTGTTGCCGGATGCTCGTGCGCATGTCAGTCCAGCGGACGACGCGACGTCGTTGCATCCGACGGGCTGCTTGCTATAAACCCCGTCCCACCCACGGTCCCGTAGCTCAGTTGGATAGAGCGGCGGTTTCCTAAACCGCAGGCCACTGGTTCGATTCCAGTCGGGGCCACTCGCCTCGCCTCCGTGTCTCTCGGAGGCGGGGCTTTTTCATGTCCGGTGGCGTTCAGCGGCGTTCGGGAATGTTCGCCCGATCTGGTACCTGACGAGAACGACGCCCGCCGGAGTGCACGGGCGTCGCGAGGAGCGTCGTCAGGGGTGGTACATGCAGCCGTGCACCGTCATGTTGCTAGTCGGGCCCTGGATGTTGCCCGTGGCATGGCCGGGAGACGGGGAGAAATGAGCGCTCACGCCGCTGTTCTGCGGGCAGGGGATTCCGGTGTTGACGCCCACCGGGGAGAAGTTGTTTTCCAGCACGGTGGCGTTCAGCATGCCATCCACGACGATACCCAGGTGGACGGTGTTGCGCAGGCTTCCCGAACCGTTGCGGATGGCCGTCGCATTCGCGCCCATTCCCCAATCCCACGGGTTGGTCCCCATGGTCAGGGCGATGTCGAAGTGCTGGAGTGGGCTCGTCCAGAGGAGGTTGTCTTGGATGTAGGAGCCGGTGAAGTCGGCTCCGTCCTGGTGCCCGGCGTCGAAGGCGAGCCCAGCATAGGCGCTCCGGCCGGCGGCGATGACGGTGTTGTTCCGCGCCACGATGTTCGTGCCACTCCACCCGGCGCTGCTCTGGCGGGAGAAGACGATGATGCCTACGTCCGTGGCGTCGATGATGGAGTTGTATCGAGCCGTGCTCCCACTGCACGCGATGCTGAGACCATCCGCCCAGCCGCCGACCCCGGAGTGAGGGTTTGCATAACCCGTGATCAGGTTGTTCGCGATCGTGACAGGGCCGGTGCACCACTCCGGCGCTTGGAGGTTCGTCCAGCCGGCGGGATCACTGAGCCGGGAATTCTGGATGGTCCCCTGCATCGCCGTCACCGTGTTGTCGGCCACGCTGGAGCTGGAGGTGAGCCGGCCGCCCTGGCCGTCGACCCACACCTTGTCCATGGTGCCCCGGAGTTCGACGAGCGGACCGTTGAACGTGCGATCGCGCACGAGACGGCCGAAGCGCGCCGTCTGATTCGCATCCACGGCGTCGCGGGTCGTCAGGAGGGCGCCCACCGGGATGTAGAGGGTGCTCGTGAGGTAGACCACCTCCTGCGGGTTGAGTACCACGACGCCGTTCGTGTAGAGCTGCTGCTGCAGGGTGGCCTGGTCGCGACTGGAGGTGATCACATAGGGCCGCCCCCCGTTGGCGCTGTAGTCGCGGCCCATGCAGATTCTCGACACCAGGCTCGCGAATTCGGAGTTGTTGAAGAAGTTGTCCACGACGGTCATCCACGGGATGCCGTTCTGCAGTTGCGTGACCCAATAGCCCACCTCGCTCGCGCTCGGTTCCCGGCTCAGGATTCCGCGATAGGCGACGACGACCTTCTCCGATGCGTTGTAGCCGCGGGAGGCGAACTCGTTCGATTGATAGAACTGGCGACCGTATTGCCTGAGCATGGCTTGTGAGCACCCACTGGTGCTGAAGCCGTTGGCGTAATACGTCCACCCGCTCTGGTCGGGCGCACGTCCCAGCACCTCGGTGTATTGCTTGGCAATGAACTGGTACGGCACTTCCGCGGAGGCCGTACCCGTCATGAGGCCCACGCTCAGCGCGACAGCAATCTTGATCAACTTCACCACGATAAACTCCTCCGGCTTGTGTCCCCTCAAGGTGAATGAGCCGGCGCGGTGGCGAATGATGCAGAAAAACTTCAAGGGCCCGGCACCCAGCGCCCAGGCCAGTACGAGAAGTGCGGTGTCACCGTCGAAGGGCACGCCCCCGACATTGCCTCTGAGCGAAGCACTCCCTCGGGCTGCTAGAGCCCGAGGGGATTCTTGAAAGGAATTCCTAGCCGTGGGCCGCCTTGATGTTGCGGTAGTACTCGCGCAGGAACGGCACCCAGTGCTTGCGATCGTTGTCGATCATGGGGACGAACTCCGGCGGAATCACGTAGTCGGACTCGAGGGCCTCATACACGCTGGCCAGCGTGTTCCGGTACATGCGCTGGAAGGTGACGTGCCAGCCCACGCGCGGGATGGTCATCCGGTGCTCGTAGCCCACCGCCTCGTAGTGGCGGATGCCGTCCTCGATCGCCTCCTCGCGGGTGCGGGTGCTGATGGGCTGGCGCTCCGGGGCGAAGAGGTTCTCGAACAGCGGCTCGCGGCCGAGGATCCGCCGCGCCATGTCCTGCGCCAGCAGCGGCGACAGGTGCAGGCCGTCACGGTACGTGCCCGTCAGCATCCACAGCCCCGACACCGAGGTGGGCCCGATGAGCGGGCACCCGTCGATGCTCACCGGCCGGTTGCCCGAGTTCCACGTCACCAGCCGCGAGGACTGGTGCCCCTGGTGGAGCTGATCCATCGCGCACTCGAGCAGGAAGTACATGTCGCTCACGTTGGCGCGCTCGAATGGGCGGGGCGTGATGTGGTTGGTGGCGCCAATGTAGACGGTGCGATCGGAGCGGGGCACCGCGTGCAGGCCGCAGGCGAAGGCGCGGTTGGGGGTGCGCACCACATTCGGGGTGATGGGCATGTCCGCCTCCAGCAGCACCGAGGTGCCGCCTCCCGCGAACAGCCGGGGGATGCGCCGCGCCAGGGCCGGGTGCTGATCCAACAGCCCCTGGGTGCCGATGCCCGCCGCCAGCACCACGTGCGAGCCGTTGAGCACCTCGCCCCCCAGCGTCTCCACGCCCTCCACCTTGCCGTTGTTGATGCGCAGCGTCCTGACGCCGTCCTCCACCACGCGCAGGCGCTGCGAGCGCCCCGCCACCGCGCCGTACGCGGCCAGCAGGCGGCTGGAGTCAACGGTGCCCTCGCGCGGGATGAAGAGCGCGCGCAGCGGGCGGCTGTCCGCGGCCGGCTGGAGCCCGGGGATGGCGGAGGGATCCACCTCCTCCCACTTCTCCTCGTACTTGCGCAGCGTGGCGATGATGGCCGTGTAGTTCTCGTCCTCGATCTCCCCGGACAGGTTGTTGTTGATGACGAAGGTGCCGCGCTTGATCTCCAGCCGTTGCTCGGCCGGCAGCTCCGCGTTGAGGCCGGCCACCCACTCGTCCCACAGGTGCGAGGCGCGGACGGCGAGCTCCACCTTGGTGCGGCCATAGTGGCTGCGCAGGAGCGGGGCCGTCACCTCGCCGAAGGTCCCGAGCATCGCGCCCGAGGCGGGCGAGGCGCCCGTCGGCCGGTGCGCCTGGCCCACCACCGCCACCTTCAGGGAGGGATCCGCCGAGATCAGGGCGCGCGCGGTCGCGTGCCCCAGCGCGCCATTGCCAACCACCACCACATCGAACGAGGACGACATCAAAAGGCTCCTTGGAGTGCTGCTCTGCGAAAAGGGGAACGTCCGCCGGCTCAGCCGCGCTTGCGCAGCGTGTACGCCCACACGCGGTGCGTGGAGCGGATGCCGTGGTGGGGGGACTCGCGGAACGGAAGCTCGCTCCACTCCTGGAACTCGCACTCGAAGCCGGCCTGGCGCGCGATGGCCATCACCTCCGAGGGCGTGAACCACCCGGTGGGCGGCAGCGAGCGGTGGATCATCGGGCCGTAGCTGACGAAGGTGCCGTTGGGCTCCAGCACCCGGTGCAGCTCCCGCACCAGCGCGGGGAAGGGGACGCAGTCGCTGAAGTAGATGGAGACGACGGTGCGCTGCGACGCGTCCGCGACCGGCAGCCGGGTGGCGTCCGCCACGAAGTAGGCGTCGTGCGTGCGCCCGCCGTCCGCCGCCGGCCGCTGAGCCACGAAGGGCGTCGCCACCACATCGCTCGCCAGCACGGGGAAGTGGATCTCCGCCAGCGGCACCGGCGCGCGTTGCACCCGGTGATACAGCGAGACGTACGTGTAGCAGAGGTCGCAGCCCATCAGCCGCTCGAAGCGGGGCGCGAGATCGTAGTAGGCGCGGCCGGCACCGCCCCCCAGCAGCAGCGCGGGGCCGCCGCTGGAGAAGCGATCCAGCATTCCGCCCACCTTCTCCATCACGGTGGCACGCTGCGCGGCCATCTCCGGCGCGTCGGACCAGTCGGTCTGCACGAAGCCGAGGAGCTCCGGTCCGTAGTCGGCCTGTCCGCCCGCGGAGCCGTGGCCCTCGCCGGCCGCGGCACGCTCCTCGGGGGACTGCTGCGCGGCGATCTCCGCCCCGAGCGAATCCGTCGTCTCCAGGTTGCGCAGCAGCGCCGAGTGCAGCGGCCGGAGCGTCGTCTCGCGCCACGGGTGCGCCGCCAGGGCCTCGTCGATCATCCGCGCGAACTCGCGCCGCTCGTGGCCGTGCCGCACGAACTGCGTCAGGTTCTCCGCCAGGTACGGCTTCGGCTCCGGCACCAGCACCGGGAAGGCGCCGTCCTGCATCAGCGGGTAGCGCTGCTCACACCCCTGGCAGCGGAGCGCGCCGGCGGCTTCGGCCAGAGGGGCGTGACAGCGGGGGCAGCGGAGGTGGGCGAGGTAGCTGGGAGGCATGGAGTTCACGGGAAGGGAGAGGTCACCGCTCCGGGCCGCGAGCGCGTGAGGGCGAGGATACCGCCGGTGTGTGGGGTGGGTGCAGGGGGAGCGTGCGAGGGGAAGGAGACGCTCGGCCGGCGGCTGGCAGAGACGGAGCGTGAAGTGCCTTGGCGAGGCGTGAAGCCGGGCTCACTTCGCCCGCAGCTCGCGGCGCGGCCAGGCCTTCGGATCGTTGGCGGCCTCGACGATGGCGAGTGCCACCTCGCGCGGATTGCCCTTGGGCCTGGCGGCCAGCCCCTGCATCTCCGCCTCCAGGGCCTGCGTCATCCGGTGGTACGGCGAGGAGGGATCCAGCGCGAGGGCCGGCAGCCGGCGGTTGCGCCGCAGGATGTTCGTCCCGGTGTAGCCGCCCGGCTCCACGAGGACCACGTGGATGCCGAACGGCGCCAGTTCCTCGCGCAGCGACTCGCTCAGCGCATTCACCGCCGCCTTGGACGCGCAGTAGGCCGAGTAGCCGGGGCCCGGGTTGCGCCCGGAGAGGGAGGAGACGTTGATGAGGGTGCCCTCGCCACGCTGGCGCATGGCGGGCAGCACCGCGCGCGTCACCGCCGCCAGGCCGAAGACGTTGGTCTCGAACTGCTCGCGCAGCTCCGCCGCGGACACGTCCTCGAAGTAGCCGTCCAGCGTATAGCCCGCGTTGTTGACGAGCACGTCGATGCGGCCGGTGCTCCGCAGCACCTCGTCCACCGCGCTGGAGATGGATGCCTCGTCCGTCACGTCCAGCCGGAGCACCCGTACCTCGACACCGGCCTCGCGCGCCGCCTCGTCGAGTTCGCCACGGCGGGTGGTGTCCCGCAGGGTGGCGAAGACCGTGTAGCCGTCGCGCGCCAGTTCCACCGAGGTGAGCAGCCCGAAGCCGCTCGATGCGCCGGTGACGAGCGCCACCCGGCCGTTGCTTTTCGTATCCCGCTGCATCGCCCCGCTCATTATCATGAGCGGATGCCCCTTACCCGCATTCTCCTGCTCGGCGCCAATGGCGCGGTCGGGCGCGCGTTCTCCCGCCTGCTCGCTGGTGAAGGCCGGGCCGTCATCGGCGCGGATCTCGGCGAGACGCGCGCGGACGAGTCCGTGGCCGAATACCTGCGCGCCGACGTGAGCGCGCCCACCCCGGAGCTGCTGCGCCAGGTGGCCGGCGCGGACTGCGTGCTGGCCGCCCTCCCGGAGCCCGCCATCCTCGCCGCGCTCGGCTCCGTCGTCCCGGCGATGCGCCCGGGGACCCTCTTCGTGGACACCAGCTCCGTGAAGTCGGAGATCGTGGAGCGTGCCGGGCACGACGCGCGCGCGGTGGAGTTCCTCAGCATCAACCCGTTGTTCGCCCCCAGCGTCCCCTTCCGCGGGCAGAACGTCGCCGTGGTGGGCGAGCGCGGTGGGGAGAAGGCGCGCGAGTTCGTGGCGTTGATGGAGGGGTGGGGCGGCCGCGTGGTGCCCTTCACCGCCGAGGAGCACGACCGGTCCATGGCCTGCATCCAGACGGCCACCCACGCCGCGGTGCTCGCCTTCGGGCTGGCCCTGCGCGAGCTCGACTACCAGCCGCGGTGGATCTCCGACGCCACCACCCCGCCGCACCGGCTGCTGCTGGGACTGCTCGCCCGCATCACCGGGGCCAATCCGGAGGTGTACTGGGAGATCCAGCGCGCCAATCCCTTCGCCCCCGCCGCGCGCGAGGCGCTGGCCGAGGGCCTGCGGAAGCTGGAGGGCGTGGTGGCGGACGAGCACGCGTTCCGCGCGGTGTTCGCCCAGAGCGCGGAGCCGCTGGGCGGCGAGGCCCCGGTGCTGCGGGACCTGTGCGCCCGGCTGTTCGCCGTGCCGTTCAAGCCGGGCTAGACACCCAGCCCGCCGTCGATGTCCAGGCAGCGGCCGTTGAAGTAGTCGCACTCGATGGCGAAGCGCAGGCCGGCGTAGATCTCCTCCGGCTCGCCCAGCCGCTCCATCGGCACGCGCGAGACGACGTCCTCCAGCGCCTCCTTGCTCATCACGCCGATGAGGCCGGTGCGCACGAAGCCCGGCGCGATGGCCACCACGCGGATGCCGAAGGGCGCCAGCTCCTGGGCCCACACCCGGCTGCTCACCGCCACACCGGCCTTGGCCGCCGAGTAGTTGGCCTGCCCGGCGATGCCGTGACGGGAGATGGACGAGATGTTGATGATGATGCCGGGCCGCGTCTTCGACTCCACCATCACCGCCGCCACCTCACGGGCCATGTAGAACGTCCCGGTGAGGTTCACGTCGAGCACCTTCTGCCACTGCTCGCGCGGCATCCGGAGGACCTCCTCGCGCCGCTCGTCCACCTTGAGCAGCCGCCCGTCGCGGGCAATGCCGGCGTTGTTCACCAGGCCGTTGAGGGGGCCCAGCTCCGCCTGCGCCCGCTTCACCACCTCGCCGGTATCCTCCGGGCGGGTGATGTCGGCCGAGTACGTCCGCAGCTTTCCCGGCAGGCCCTCCGCCTCGCGCGCCAGCGACGCCAGCCCGTCCGCGTTCAGGTCCACCGCCGCCACCGAGGCGCCCTCGCGGCACAGCGACAGGCAGAAGTGCCGCCCCAGCCCGCCCGCCGCGCCCGTCACCACCACCTTCAGCTCGCTCACCTTCATGTCCCGTCTCCTCCGGACTCCGACTTCTCGATCTCGTCCATCAGCATCATCTCGATGGTCAGCGCGATCTCCTCCACGGTGGGCGATTCGTACAGCGTCCGCAGCGGCACCTCCACCTGGAACGTCTTCTTCAACCGCGTGACGAGCTGCGCGGCCAGCAGCGAGTGCCCGCCCAGCTCGAAGAAGTTGTCCCGCGTGCCCACGCGCGCCACGCGCAGCACCTCGGCGAACATCTTGGCGACCATCTCCTCGGTGGGGTTGGCCGCCTCCACGAAGGACTCGTCCGCGGCGCGCTCGCTGTTGGGGACGGGCAGTGCGCGGCGGTCCACCTTGCCGTTGCTGGTGAGCGGCAGCGCGTCCAGGAAGACGAAGGTGGGCACCATGTAGTCCGGCAGCCGCTTGCGCAGCGACGCATGCAGCTCCGCCACCGAGGGGCGCTCGCCCGCCGGCACCGCGTAGGCCACCAGGCGCTTGTCGCCCGGGGTGTCCTCGCGCACGAGCACCACGCTGGTGCGCAGCGACGGCTCACGCGCGAGCGCCGCCTCGATCTCGCCCAGCTCGATGCGGAAGCCACGGATCTTCACCTGGTGATCCGCGCGGCCCAGGTACTCCACGTCCCCGTTGGACAGGAAGCGCGCCAGGTCTCCCGAGCGGTACAGCCGCGAGCCCGGCACGGCCGAGAACGGATCCGGCACGAAGCGCTGTGCCGTCAGCTCGGGGCGGTGCAGGTAGCCGCGAGCCAGGCCGGCGCCGCCCACGTGGATCTCCCCGGGCACGCCCACCGGCACGGGCTGGAGGTGCTCGTCGAGGATGTAGATCCGCAGGTCGGGAATCGGCGCGCCGATGACGCTGGCGATCGGCTGGCGGATCTCCAACGCGGAGATGGGCCGGTAGGTGACGTGCACGGTCGTCTCGGTGATGCCGTACATGTTGACCAGACGCGGTGCCCAGTCGTCATGGCGCTCGTACCAGCGCTTGAGCGAGCCCAGCTCCAACGCCTCGCCGCCGAAGATGACCAGCCGCAGCGCCAGTGCCTGCAGCGGAGTAGCGGCCTCATCCGCGGTGATGAGGTGCTGGAACGCCGAGGGCGTCTGGTTCAGCACCGTCACCTGCTCGCGGCACAGCAACCCGTAGAAGTCCGAGGGCGAGCGCGCGACGTGCGCGGGCACCACCACCAGCCGGCCGCCGTAGAGCAGCGCGCCCCAGATCTCCCAGACGGAGAAGTCGAAGGCGTACGAGTGGAACAGCGTCCACACGTCGCGCTCGTCGAAGCGGAACCAACGGTCGGTGGCGTCGAACAGGCGGGCCACGTTGGCATGGGTCACCGGCACGCCCTTGGGTCTGCCCGTGGAGCCCGAGGTGTAGATGACGTAGGCGAGGTTCTCGGGCGAGGCCACGGGAGCAGGGTTGTCCGCCGGGCCGGTGAAGGAGGCCTCGTCGTCCAGCAGCAGCACCTCCGGCGGCGGGCGGGAGAGCTGGCCGGTGAGCGCACGCTGGGTGAGGAGCACCCGGGCGCCGCTGTCCTCCAGCATCATCTCCACGCGATCGGGCGGGTAGGCCGGATCCAACGGCACGTAGGCGCCGCCGGCCTTGAGGATGGCGAGCAGTCCGACGACGGTGTCCGCCGAGCGCTCGGTGTACAGGCCCACCAGCGTGTCGGGGCCCACGCCCCGGCGGCGCAGCGCGTGCGCGAGCTGGTTGGCGCGGCGGTTCAGCTCGTCGTAGCGGTAGCGCCGCTCGCCGTCCACCAGCGCGATGGCGGCGGGCTCGCGCTCCACCTGACGCTCGAAGCGCTGGGGGAGGCACTCGCGCGGCTCGAAGCGGCGATCCGGGCCGCTCCAGGCCAGCACCTGCTGGCGCTCCTCCGCGGAGAGCAGCGGCGGCGCGTCCACCCGCGTCTCAGGCCGGGCCACCAGCGCCTCCAGCAGGCCATGCAGGTGCCCCGCCATCCGCGCGATGGTGTCCGTGTCGAAGAGGCCGGTGTTGTACTCCCAGTGGCCCACCAGCCCCTCGGGACCCTCCTTCATTCCGAGCGTGAGATCGTACTTGGCGCTGCCGCGGTCGATCTCCACCAGCTCCAGCTCCAGCCCCTCCAGCTCGAGCGCGGAGCGGTCGAAGTTCTTCAGGTCGAACATGACCTGGAAGATGGGAGTGCGGCTGAGATCCCGCGGTGGCTTCAGCTCGGCCACCAGCCGCTCGAAGGGGATGTCCTGGTGGGCGTAGGCGCCCAGGAGGCCCGTGCGCACGCGGCCCAGCAGCTCCAGGAAGCTGGGCGTGCCGGACAGATCCGTGCGCACCGCGAGCACGTTGATGAAGCAGCCGATGAGGTTCTCCATGGCCGCGCGCGTGCGGTTGGCCACCGAGATGCCCACCACCACGTCCGACTGCCGCGCGTAACGCGACAGCAGCACGTTGAAGGCCGCGAACAACGTCATGAACGGCGTGACGCCCGCGCGGCGGCTGAGCTCGCGCACGCCATCCCAGAGTGCCGGGGGAATGACGAACGTGGCCTCCGCGCCGTGGAACGTCTGCACGGGCGGGCGGCGGTGCGTGGTGGGCAGGTCCAGATAGGGCAGGGCACCCGTGAGGTGCTCCTTCCAGTACTGGAGCTGGCTGGCGAGCTGCTCGCCGCCCAGCCACTGGCGCTGCCAGTGCGCGAAGTCCCCATACTGCAGCGCCATCGGCTCCAGCGCCGCCTCCACGCCAGAGCGTTGCGCGTCGTAGAGCGCCGCCACCTCGCGGACGAAGAGCTCGATGGACCAGCCGTCCGAGATGATGTGGTGCATGCTGACGCACAGGACGTGCTGCTCCTCCGCGCAGCGCAGCAGCGTCAGCCGCAACAGCGGCGCGCGGGTGAGGTCGAACGTGCGGCACGCCTCCTCGCGCATCCGCGTTTCCACCTCGGCCTCGCGCCGCTCGGGCGCAACGCCACTCAGGTCCACCAGCGGGAGCGGGACGTGCGCCTGGGGCTCCACCACCTGGACCGGGCGCTCGTCCACCTCGATGAACCGGCTGCGCAGCACCTCGTGGCGCCGCACCACGCCCTGGATGGCCCGCTCCAGCGCGACTGGATCCAACGGCCCGCGCATCCGCACCGCGCCGCCCAGGTTGAAGACGGCGGTGTCCGGGACGAGCTGCTCCAGGAACCACAGCCGCTCCTGCGAGAAGGACAGCGGCGCCTGGCCATCCGGACGCGCCACCGGGAGCAGCGGAAGATCCGCCGCCCGGCGCAGGCCACGCGACAGCTCCTCCACCCGTGCGGAGAAGCGCGCGAGGGTAGGCGCTTCGAACAGCGCGCGCAGCGGCACCTCCACGCCCAGCGCGTCACGCAGCCGCGCCACCACCTGCGTCGCCATCAGCGAGTGGCCGCCCAGGTCGAAGAAGCCCTGCTCCACGCCGATGTGCTCATGCCCCAGCACGGCGCTCCACACGCCCGCCACCAGTTGCTCGATGGGCGTGCGCGGCGCGGTGACCGGGCCGGTGGGGGAGAGCGGCTCCATGGCCTGGAGCACGCGCCGGTCCAGCTTGCCGTTGGGGTTCTTGGGCATCTCCGCCAGGAACATGAACGCCGCTGGCACCATGTACGGAGGCAGCCGCGCCTCCAGGTGGGCCCGCAGCGCGCCCACGTCCGGCGCCTCGCCCGAGGGCACCACGTACGCCGCCAGGATGGGCTCCCCCGCCTGGTTCGGACGCACCAGCACCACCGCCTCGGCCACGGACGGATGCTCCGCGAGCGCCAGGTCGATCTCACCCAGCTCGATGCGCAGTCCGCGCAGCTTCACCTGGTGGTCCGCGCGGCCGAGGAACTCGATGTTCCCGTCCGGCAGGTAGCGGGCGCGATCGCCCGTCAGGTACAGCCGGGCGCCGGGCTCGGTGGCGTGCGGATCCGGGATGAAGCGCTCCGCCGTCAGGTCCGGACGGCCCACGTAGCCGCGCGCGAGCGCCACGCCGCCGATGTACAGGTCGCCCTGGACGCCAGCGGGCACTGGCTCCAGCGCACCGTCGAGGATGTACATCCCCACGTTGGAGATGGGCTTGCCGATGGGGACGTTGACGCGGCGGTCACCAGGGTGGCACTGCC
The sequence above is drawn from the Archangium gephyra genome and encodes:
- a CDS encoding DUF4214 domain-containing protein — translated: MPFDGDTALLVLAWALGAGPLKFFCIIRHRAGSFTLRGHKPEEFIVVKLIKIAVALSVGLMTGTASAEVPYQFIAKQYTEVLGRAPDQSGWTYYANGFSTSGCSQAMLRQYGRQFYQSNEFASRGYNASEKVVVAYRGILSREPSASEVGYWVTQLQNGIPWMTVVDNFFNNSEFASLVSRICMGRDYSANGGRPYVITSSRDQATLQQQLYTNGVVVLNPQEVVYLTSTLYIPVGALLTTRDAVDANQTARFGRLVRDRTFNGPLVELRGTMDKVWVDGQGGRLTSSSSVADNTVTAMQGTIQNSRLSDPAGWTNLQAPEWCTGPVTIANNLITGYANPHSGVGGWADGLSIACSGSTARYNSIIDATDVGIIVFSRQSSAGWSGTNIVARNNTVIAAGRSAYAGLAFDAGHQDGADFTGSYIQDNLLWTSPLQHFDIALTMGTNPWDWGMGANATAIRNGSGSLRNTVHLGIVVDGMLNATVLENNFSPVGVNTGIPCPQNSGVSAHFSPSPGHATGNIQGPTSNMTVHGCMYHP
- a CDS encoding NAD(P)/FAD-dependent oxidoreductase, whose amino-acid sequence is MSSSFDVVVVGNGALGHATARALISADPSLKVAVVGQAHRPTGASPASGAMLGTFGEVTAPLLRSHYGRTKVELAVRASHLWDEWVAGLNAELPAEQRLEIKRGTFVINNNLSGEIEDENYTAIIATLRKYEEKWEEVDPSAIPGLQPAADSRPLRALFIPREGTVDSSRLLAAYGAVAGRSQRLRVVEDGVRTLRINNGKVEGVETLGGEVLNGSHVVLAAGIGTQGLLDQHPALARRIPRLFAGGGTSVLLEADMPITPNVVRTPNRAFACGLHAVPRSDRTVYIGATNHITPRPFERANVSDMYFLLECAMDQLHQGHQSSRLVTWNSGNRPVSIDGCPLIGPTSVSGLWMLTGTYRDGLHLSPLLAQDMARRILGREPLFENLFAPERQPISTRTREEAIEDGIRHYEAVGYEHRMTIPRVGWHVTFQRMYRNTLASVYEALESDYVIPPEFVPMIDNDRKHWVPFLREYYRNIKAAHG
- a CDS encoding methyltransferase domain-containing protein — encoded protein: MPPSYLAHLRCPRCHAPLAEAAGALRCQGCEQRYPLMQDGAFPVLVPEPKPYLAENLTQFVRHGHERREFARMIDEALAAHPWRETTLRPLHSALLRNLETTDSLGAEIAAQQSPEERAAAGEGHGSAGGQADYGPELLGFVQTDWSDAPEMAAQRATVMEKVGGMLDRFSSGGPALLLGGGAGRAYYDLAPRFERLMGCDLCYTYVSLYHRVQRAPVPLAEIHFPVLASDVVATPFVAQRPAADGGRTHDAYFVADATRLPVADASQRTVVSIYFSDCVPFPALVRELHRVLEPNGTFVSYGPMIHRSLPPTGWFTPSEVMAIARQAGFECEFQEWSELPFRESPHHGIRSTHRVWAYTLRKRG
- a CDS encoding SDR family NAD(P)-dependent oxidoreductase, with translation MQRDTKSNGRVALVTGASSGFGLLTSVELARDGYTVFATLRDTTRRGELDEAAREAGVEVRVLRLDVTDEASISSAVDEVLRSTGRIDVLVNNAGYTLDGYFEDVSAAELREQFETNVFGLAAVTRAVLPAMRQRGEGTLINVSSLSGRNPGPGYSAYCASKAAVNALSESLREELAPFGIHVVLVEPGGYTGTNILRRNRRLPALALDPSSPYHRMTQALEAEMQGLAARPKGNPREVALAIVEAANDPKAWPRRELRAK
- a CDS encoding prephenate dehydrogenase/arogenate dehydrogenase family protein, which codes for MPLTRILLLGANGAVGRAFSRLLAGEGRAVIGADLGETRADESVAEYLRADVSAPTPELLRQVAGADCVLAALPEPAILAALGSVVPAMRPGTLFVDTSSVKSEIVERAGHDARAVEFLSINPLFAPSVPFRGQNVAVVGERGGEKAREFVALMEGWGGRVVPFTAEEHDRSMACIQTATHAAVLAFGLALRELDYQPRWISDATTPPHRLLLGLLARITGANPEVYWEIQRANPFAPAAREALAEGLRKLEGVVADEHAFRAVFAQSAEPLGGEAPVLRDLCARLFAVPFKPG
- a CDS encoding SDR family NAD(P)-dependent oxidoreductase gives rise to the protein MKVSELKVVVTGAAGGLGRHFCLSLCREGASVAAVDLNADGLASLAREAEGLPGKLRTYSADITRPEDTGEVVKRAQAELGPLNGLVNNAGIARDGRLLKVDERREEVLRMPREQWQKVLDVNLTGTFYMAREVAAVMVESKTRPGIIINISSISRHGIAGQANYSAAKAGVAVSSRVWAQELAPFGIRVVAIAPGFVRTGLIGVMSKEALEDVVSRVPMERLGEPEEIYAGLRFAIECDYFNGRCLDIDGGLGV